In Lacerta agilis isolate rLacAgi1 chromosome 8, rLacAgi1.pri, whole genome shotgun sequence, one genomic interval encodes:
- the AGTRAP gene encoding type-1 angiotensin II receptor-associated protein isoform X2, with the protein MEVPAVNLKAIVLVHWLLTTWGCMASWLPISYPWGNFTILALGVWAVAQRDSIDAILMFLTGLLLTILTDIIHFSLYYPQSSSLPDTTRFSAGMAIFSLLLKPLSCFFAYQMYRERGGEYAFNLDWEPSSERYSARDGIDFTALSLICHC; encoded by the exons ATGGAAGTGCCCGCGGTGAACCTGAAG GCTATCGTCCTGGTACACTGGCTGTTGACGACATG GGGCTGCATGGCATCTTGGTTGCCAATTTCCTACCCATGGGGTAACTTCACCATTCTTGCCCTGGGTGTCTGGGCAGTGGCCCAGAGGGATTCTATTGATGCAATCCTCATG TTCCTCACTGGGCTTCTGCTGACGATCCTGACGGACATAATACACTTCAGCCTGTATTACCCTCAGTCATCTTCGCTGCCCGACACCACCCGTTTCAGCGCCGGCATGGCCATCTTCAGCCTCCTCCTCAAGCCCTTGTCTTGCTTCTTCGCCTACCAGATGTACCGGGAACGTGGAGGAGAGTATGCCTTCAACCTAG ACTGGGAGCCTTCGTCGGAGCGATATTCTGCCCGGGATGGTATTGACTTCACTGCTTTATCCCTTATTTGCCATTGCTGA
- the AGTRAP gene encoding type-1 angiotensin II receptor-associated protein isoform X1 — protein MEVPAVNLKAIVLVHWLLTTWGCMASWLPISYPWGNFTILALGVWAVAQRDSIDAILMFLTGLLLTILTDIIHFSLYYPQSSSLPDTTRFSAGMAIFSLLLKPLSCFFAYQMYRERGGEYAFNLGVLNVGQDRSSYQPIDHPEPPRTYPDVATKAPPPPPY, from the exons ATGGAAGTGCCCGCGGTGAACCTGAAG GCTATCGTCCTGGTACACTGGCTGTTGACGACATG GGGCTGCATGGCATCTTGGTTGCCAATTTCCTACCCATGGGGTAACTTCACCATTCTTGCCCTGGGTGTCTGGGCAGTGGCCCAGAGGGATTCTATTGATGCAATCCTCATG TTCCTCACTGGGCTTCTGCTGACGATCCTGACGGACATAATACACTTCAGCCTGTATTACCCTCAGTCATCTTCGCTGCCCGACACCACCCGTTTCAGCGCCGGCATGGCCATCTTCAGCCTCCTCCTCAAGCCCTTGTCTTGCTTCTTCGCCTACCAGATGTACCGGGAACGTGGAGGAGAGTATGCCTTCAACCTAG GTGTCCTCAACGTCGGGCAGGACCGCAGCTCATACCAGCCCATCGACCACCCAGAGCCGCCGCGCACCTACCCAGACGTGGCTACCAAggcccccccgcctcccccttatTGA